tatatatataatgttttctctctcgtaaatgtaaacgagtgtaaatgtcaccATCAtaatgtacactaccgttcaaaagtttagggtcacttactcattctttatttatttttttcttcacattttagaataatagtaaagtcatcacaactatggaataatagaaatggaaatatgagaattatgttgtgactaaaaaaatccaaaataaatcaaaactgtgttatattttagcatcttcaaagtggccatactttgcctagattttgcagaaatgtactcttggcagtTTCTCAACCAactactttttaaacagtattgaaggagtttccatctatgttgggcacatagtggctgcttttcttaattattcggtccaagtcatcaattaaaaaaaaaaaaagaaaaaaaagaaagaaagtaaaataaaattttagttttgtaattaaataaattaatatgttggcacaattatatttttgtctacaaaactaatttcaaacatttaagcatacgccttgagatcaaaaggtttttaagatcacgagaaacttttcaggcaagtgaccccaaacttttgaacggtagtgtgtgttgaaatgattgatgcctgtcacgcaaaacatgagctcattgctgtcattaaatgagtctgcttttttattccaaccgttactcctggtcggagtcttccgtaaatatttagtttatacgtagggttacgttctacctaaatttaatggtgcaacgctcaaatatttagtagtgcgtaaattgtaactttgtgcccatttacgccacaactaggctaagttttaacgtacgtatagctggtgcaaccggcacCTGAAGACAAAGCGTGTATTCGTAAAcgctgtttatttttgcaattccattcctTGGCAGGTGGCACTAGTGtcaaaattacatacttcagcttaattttttttttttttttttttttttgtatggtaTCACTGACTGCACTGCTGAAAGAATACACATGAATATAGAACAGACGAAGACGTGAAGCATCCACCATTTTCTTGAATGTGGAAGCGTTCCACGGTTCGCCTGTTTTCAATatctggtctccagtgttttcaacCACATCGGCGTATATTCTGtgtattacatttgtagaaattgtcaaaaaaataaataaataaataaaaatggctctATGGTGCCCATACTTCAAATTCGAGATGAccgttttattaatattttttttttgtttgtttgttttttttttttttttacattgcctcACATTAGTATGTGGATGACATGAAAcaatggtccgaggttagttttgtagatatcattaactactttgagttgttttgacagccaacaactgcacaagttgagcaattcatttttactccaaattacacttgttgttgtttttctccatCTATATCGCCCGTTTCGGTTAGTTTTACATTGCCATCTCGataccagaaacagaaaacaggcaattagaatcatcatggcaccatCCAgtagttgctcaggaaaactgtggagcagtgacgtcaatttgtaggtgaacccggaaggctaattcgccataGGTTccttctggattttcctatggctTTTTATAATGGGGGTTTTCAACTTGAGTAGGTCTGTGTTAAACATTTAGATAGATAcctggacgttttgttctacaacataaacacTTTCAtatctcaaacgtgaattttaaagccaccgtgtgtttaaaaaaaaaaaaaaaagtatgcaattcaatacGGCTTAATTCAAGTCTGAGGTATGAAAATATGCAATTTATAATGTAGAGCAAAATATCCTGATATCCTCAAGTAATGTTTACTACTTAGACCTTTAATTGTAAATACAAaattgccattataaaaacccataggaaaatccagagggaatccATGGCGAATTTTCTTCCGGGTGTTTGGattacaacctgaacagctctattctgAGTCAAAAAGAAGaagtataaacattttattctaaaaaaaagacCTTGTTTGAAACATTTAGAGTACTGTCTGTGGGCAATGAGAACTGAACTCAATATAAAAGCTTAATGTTAAGATTTATTTGAAAAACTTGACTGGGATCTTTGCTATATgtaatcacacacagaccattcCAGACCCCCACAATATCCTTCAGGATTGCTTGCAACTACAGGAGAATTTGAGAGATCATCATCAGAAACAGGATCATCAGTTCATTTTGACAACATTGTTGTAAGttattcccattaaaaaaaaaattcaattcttTTGGAATCATATTCAGCTgccttgaaaatgaaaattctgccatttatgttgttccaaacctgtatgacttttttcttcttccgtGGGACACAAAGGAAGATGTCAGGCAGAACGTTAGGATGTTCGgttaccattcattttcactgtatggagagggaaaaaaaaaaaaaaaaaaaaaaggtgcaatgaaagtgaacagtgactgaagCTGATCTCCTTTTAttttccatgtaagaaagaagtcatgcatgtttggaacaacataagggtgagtaagtgatgaaataatttttattttgggtgaactatccctttaacctgtcTGAATCAGTGTACAAACACTACAGATGTTCAGGAAACCATGTCTTTTCCTCCTCCCTTCCAGCAGTtgggtttattttacatttatatttgacattACACTTCAATACCTTTAATGGTATCCAAGTAAGCCATTAATAGGCAAATTTTATATCACCATGCTCCATAACATTTCAATATGAAAATCACATATAACACCTCAGTTTAGGTCTCTATGGACTTTAACTGGTCACTGttgtccatcattttgagttTGTGTTCTGTACTGAGCTTGTTCCTCATTTGTCCCTTTAGTTTAAAGAAAGCACCAGTTACAGTCCTCCGGCACACTAGAATTGAAACAAGGAAGTTATTTGCATATTTAGTAGTATCATGTTCTCATTTACAAAATGTTAAAGTAAGTAAATAAGATGGAAACAAAGAGGTGGAAAAACAATTACCAGTTTTTCAGCTTTACGATACAACAATGCAGTCCGCCGATTCTCCTGTATTAACAAAAGTGAATCTAACTTGTTTGATAATGACAACACTTGAAGAAAAGTAGACAGATAGGTAAATTGATTGAGATTTGTATATGAATTGATCATACTCACGGAATAATCTTTTTAGTGCCTGAATTCCTTTTAAAGGGTTTGGTTTCTCGATTTTGAAAGTGTACTTTGCGAGGTCATCTTCACTGAGCTTGATTggacaaaaaacaataaaataatatagattaaataattaaaacagacAACTCAAAAGCTCAGATTACGGAGTTAGAGGAAAATTATTATGAACATTTATATTTAGAATCAATAAACTACACTTTACTAACTACTTCATTTGTTCATATCTACACAAAGTTattaaagggacaattcacccaaaaacgaaaatcatttactcaccatcacgccatcccagatgtgtatgactctctttcttcatcagaacataAGAgattttttgaagctccaaaaagaacgtatagccatcataaaagtaatctgtacaactccagtggataaattaatgtcttctgaacctAAAGCGaaatgctaggtgtgtgtaaggaatagattaatatttaaaactttttttttttacaaaaaattcacaAGGATAGCGGTCACGCAGCCTCTCGCATGACCAAAGCACATTGTCAAGTTCAAGCGAGAACTGATGTGTGAAATTCAGAAAAATACGGAAGCAcaagtgttgtttacaacagaggagcatagatattcatacacagatacctcattcggctggtttgaaAACGTCAACTGCGGTGCCATCTTGGAacgttcaacaaggagagctgtttgaatcatTTTGAAcggaagtgaatggaggagatgcctcagatgAGCTCCAAGCTCAGACCACTGCATAAACTGTTTGTGTGTGGAAACAGTATCGCAGTCCATAGAAACAGATGCTAATAAGGTATATAGGTATGAACATCTATGCAGAGGAGGTTTACGTGCTTATGTCACCAGCTGGctggaagcgaacatttttagtaaaaaaattgttttaaatattgatcaattTCTTACACCtagcatttcacttcagaagacattatttaatccactgcagtcatatggattactttatgatgGATATACattctttttggtgcttcaaaaatctggcacccattcacttgcattttaaggacctacagagctgaaatattcttctaaaaatcttcatttgtgttctgctgaagaaagacagtcatacaaatctgggatggcatgggggtgagtgaatgatgagagcattttcatttttgggtgaactattcctttaataacagaGCAATTCTGTTTCTGATGCATGATATAATCCTAACCATCAAAGAAACCTTCTGAAATACTAGGGTGTAGGATTATTAAAATATCTGACCATTTTTGGCTTATCTATATTGGTATGATAAAGGCATTTGCACAACACAGATGACAAACAACAGTGCACAAAGCTGGCATCTGATTTAAATCTAACATGCAAAACAACTGGATGTGGGCCGTCAGTGAGCACAGCTTTAGTGCTTCTCCAAAATTTTATTAGTtgttattacagtttcattgtatttttttatttctttcagtaTTTCCTTTTCAATACATACCGGCTGATCTCTGGGTGTTGAAGAAGGTTTTATTCCCTCACAGTGATGGAGGGACAGAGGTCTGTGTTTGGTCTCTTGGTGCACACTGCAGTTGAAGCGCAGCACACTTACAGGTAAATGAGAATGCCAACTTTCTGGATACTTCTTGACTAGATTTTCCACCATGCTGTAAGAGCAGACAAGCAAAAATGCTTTTAATAGAAGTTCATGCTTTGGGGGCTGATTGTTTTTACTCTGCTCGAGTGATTTTAAATAGAAGAACTGGTCTTCTCTAGCACTGTGATTTAAACATACATACTTGAAAATGTGGTATTGTGTGTGAGGCTCAATCTGTGAAGCCTGGTGATGCCGAGAGACCAGGGAAATGTCTTTAATCTTCAGAATATTACTGAGCGCTCTGTTAACCTGACAACATGAGAGAGCAAAAGGAGAAAAGATCATACataaaacttaaacctaaaacTGTTTTAAGACAAGAAAATGTTCAGCACATAAACATTACAAAGTAAATCTTTTGTCATTATTATAAACCTGCACTAATTGATCTGATATATAATCCTAATAAGCATAATGCAGCACTTACTGTTCTGACCTGAATCCCTCTGGCACCCCACGGTGTGAGAAATCCTAAAGGAAAACCATACCGGGAAATGGCATCACACATGAGCAGGGCAATGGAATCAGAATTAGGCTTTTCTGATGGAAAGATTTCAATCCATTTGGTGTAATAGTCACAGATGACCACTACGTGGCTATAGGGGCCTTTGCTTTCTTGAAATGGCCCTGTAACATCTATACTCAGCCACTGCCATCTCTTAGTCACCTGTAAAGTGGACACGATGAGTTAAAAGGAGGCAAATGGTTAAAAGTGAAACACCACATTTCAAATGGCTTCTTTTACATCCAGAAAGGAAGAATGAAACTTTACTATAACTATGACTAGTTTGAAGTcttaacaaaatatataattacaGTATCACAGGATATGCATAAAAACATGTAAATAGTATACCCTGATAAACTGAGCACTGGAATTTTCAACGGGTGCATCATCACTGGTGACATCATTTCCAGGATCctgtaaaaattacaaacagTGCTAAACACCATTCAGGAGACTTTAAAAATTGGTCAGGCTTTTTTTAGACAGTTTTAGCTCAAGTATCTTACTGAAAGACTATTAAGGTCTACACTGGtgtcatcatcctcatcatcgcCCTCCGCCAGCTTCATCCAGTGAAtgctctgtggaaaaaaaaaaggtgtacaAGTGATTAAGATGCTCTACAATCAAAAgtcttaaaacaaaaattaattatgaacCTGCGGTTTGCAGTAATCATCATGAAAGCTGCCAGCATGAAAGGGGCCACGGCTGGAACCATCAGAATCCAGAGTCACACGAACAAAGTTCCCTTCAAGACTGCCAAACCAATGAACGAGAGATGTAATTAGCTCTATAAAATGACTAGACGCAGGAATTttgtaaagcaaaaaaaaaaaaaaaaaaagtaaagcaaGGCTAATAAACGCACACTACCGTGGTAAAGCTGGCTTTGGCACTGGTGTTGGCTTTGGTTTGATAGGGACTTCTATTGGCTTACGATTCTgaaacagacaaaataaaaaaacaaatattagtattaaagtaaatataaattatgaaatacatttcctaaagtgcttttatacacaTTTATCTTTCCTGACACTACTGGTCAACTATAATTCCACCCTGATGGGGTGATTCTTCAAAAACCTCCAATActggggggcctaggtagctcagcgagtattgacgctgactaccaccccaggagtcgcgagttcgaatccagggtgtgctgagtgactccagccaggtctcctaaacaaccaaaatggcctggttgctagggagggtagagtcatatggggtaaccgcctcatggtcgcgattagtggttctcgctctcaatggggcacgtagtAAGTTGTCCTccactacccggattgaggtgagtaaccgtgccaccacgaggacctactgagtagtgggaattgggcattccaaattgggagaaaaggggatatataaaaaaacaaaactctaataCGTACCAAAGATCGTCTCTTGACAGCAGGTCCCTAGATGTGGACATACGGGAAAATAAGTGTCAATAAAACAACATGGCAAAATAGAAAATACATAGTACTGGTTCATAGTACTTAAACACATAAATATGATATACATTTTAGGTGTTCAAGCATTATGAACcagcaaaacaaaaaatacatacacTCCATATGCGACAATCAAAACTATATAATATACCCAATTATTTGCAATGAAACACTGGCCTGCTTTATAATACAAAAGCACAAGTACTTGCCTTTGACTGGAGATGTTTAGGAAAATTAAAGATAGTTGGGACGGCGTTCTTCCGCAACCGCTTGTGACTTCCCATTTGTTCAAAGCAGTCCTTCTCAAAATGATCTGAGCACAGGACCGAGTTTCCAGTTGGCCACCAGTTCTGCCATCTCATCCGACGGAgccactctctcactctcaagCCATCAGCTAATGGAAATCTTTATGTATTGCACATGTATAGACAAAACACAAGCATGTCAATGCATGTTTGACACACTGTAGCAATGCTGGAAAGCAGCTACAAAATGTTACAAAAAGTtggtatatatataatttgatatacgtttatttttttaggattttCTGAGGCTTAATTATCAACAACAACCATGAACTGAGaacaaatattaaacttactTGTGAAAAGAAAACTCACCCCTGTTGTATGCCTCTTTATACTCTCTATCTGAGCGTTTCTTGCACTTATAAGTGGAACAAGCACGCATTGTTTAAACACACAGCAATTATTAAACTTTTTTCAGCAAATTTACACATCAAATTAGAAACCAATAGATATCAGAGAGCATATTTTGTTTTCCCAGAAGCTCGTTCTTCACACGGAATTTCATGGAGAGGGGGTTCAGCGAAAAAAACGGCAGCTGACAGCAGGAAGTGCCTTCCAATGTCTGTCGGAAGAGTAGGAGGAACCTGCTGCTGGCAGCTGCCAATCATTAGCATCCAAACAGAGATAGCAGCCAATAACTAAACTCAAAGAGAAACAAATGACAAAGGTAAACAGACGATTGTGTGTTAGCGGTCAAGTtcgtttaataataataaaaaaaagaaataataataatttatcctATCGTATGTATAAAGATTTGACTTAATATTGTTGTGcattgtcattattattacaaGTCTTGTATTCTGAATGGCATAATTTGAAATTACAACTGCGCTACACAATatgaaactgaaattgaaatgttCGCATTTAGCAGTAAAATATTATAAGGTTCAATAAATGTCTATGGACAACATAATGCTGTCATCAGTCATTTAGAAAACAGGTATAGTAGGCTATTCCTATTTTGTATGCTATAAACGACATAGAAGCATTTATGCCCTATATTAATATGTTATGGCACGAGAAAGACATGCAATGGTGATGAAAGACAAATGTCATTAAATTGTTTTTGATAACTGTTTTTGATTTAGGTTTAGTTCACTGTATACTTATGCTTAATTTTACTGCCTCCAAAAGGCAAAAGCAGTACTATTTTGTCAATTTTAAGTTAtaaccaaaataacaaaacaacggGTCTATATCTGTGTTGTCAAAAGACGGtgttggctcaactatgctcagattcaggaaAAATGAAGACTGTTTTATAATCCAGtgtaaatacttaagtattagTCTATCATTTGGCTTTGTAGGGAGGTCTGGTAAATTATTGgtgtgtttaatgttaatttttattctagtatccacagttttcctgatcaACCACTGGGCGTcgccatgatgattctagttgcctgttttgtatttctgttctTGAGGCggcaagtaaaaactgccaaaacgagtGATTCAGagaagaacaacaaccatttaaatgTTACATGGTGTAAAAATGAATTCCAGTTTCAACTTGTGccattgttggctgtcataacaactcataacaataattaattatatCAACGTTACTTATCTCTGACCATCGCTtaatgtcatctacacactcaggtgaggcactgtctatataaaaaaaaaaatacaaaaattgacaatttttacaaatgtaataccttaaacattacattacccgctaagaatataatCCTAtacgagtgaaaacactggagaccagaaattgaaaacagaagAACATATTTGTGCATTTTAGTTGTATTGAAAACTACACAAATGAGTGGCATCCGCATATATTATTTGACAACATCATTAACTATGCATCCAGAAAGCATCTTCACTGTGTTTCTGTAGTTTCATCTAACCTTAAATTACACCACAATTAAGATTGAAACAGTACACTACAGCAACTTAAAAACAAATTTGGGTAATCACATTATTCACCAAAACTAAGCTGTTAATGGCATGCATGATGACATTTAACTCAACCAAGATCTGCTTAATTAATGACACATATGCAATGAAACAATGAATTTATAAGTTTAATAGCGGGTAGCTAAGAACTGTCAACAAGGTGATGggctaaaaaacaaagaaaaaaaaaatcattcaaaatacatttagaaatgttgTCAACACATTCCATAACTGCATTTTGAATCGGTGGCGTTAAACTATAGCCCTcaattaaccccttaaactctatggagGGTGCTATattgcgaaaaaagtttacgcttaaaatgttaatGTCTCTGTATACAtaggtcaggcatatgaggtatcattggaaagcttagaatctgaactttatatcaaatgaaaactctcactctcaggaatgagACTTTACAGTAAActgtgttgccctaataccacagttcgaaagattttcaaaagaatcacaaagtcaaatatgatttctgtaagtcatcaaatataaACGTCTCATTTaggctccgataactgctgcagTAAGCTTCAAAtacctaaaaactttatatctgcttttaccttaggaagttctctaaaaaaaaaaaaattgccattgtttacatgtctgtgagcttgcttggctgaataatctaatgttatatcttagttgTCCagaacaaatcatcagaaaatatgtttttgactactgatgataaaacattttatatcatcgcaaaggggaggatctcagctttcaaaTGACTTCTAGAATGAGCTTTTAGTCCACTCATaggctaagatattcaatgaaacaacaagggtggtgcttgaactgaaaattagactgaatgtctatggacgagcacatatTTCAGGGCTAACACGCGTTAGAGCgcaacctacatttcagatctgtacatGGAAtatgatagagagaaaaaaaattctaatgctttctgccaccaaatggaataaaataagatttttcAAAGTGAGATTGAATGAACAGGACCAGAATTACATTTGTtgttacaaatttaggacaaaaaaaaaattaaaataaaaaaaattaaaaaaaattcttccaAAAAATATTCTTatcatcataagattataaacgcATACAATaacatttatgaataattggagtcttttttttatttggcggTTCTCttaaaaattagaccaattttttttgcaattagtccacagtatgtgtgaatggtgagcttttatatttgagtgtgaaaaattgcaggcggcatcccaaaaatgcaccagagtttaagaggttaaagCTGTTATGCCAGTCATATGACAATCCCCAATGATTTCATAAAAGGAAGTGAAGTAAACCAAAAGACGACATCCAAAAGCttggttttattttaaaacacgcTCAGTTTACCGTTTGCTTCCGCTATTCAGCAAATATAACATTAGTGCTTTTATTATGGAGGAGGAAGAAACTTCTTCCCCTCAAACATGCGAGTGATTGGCTTCTGGTTATTTTGGCAGGGACCTCCATAGACATATGTCTATGTGGACCTCCAGCTGCCGATTTTTCTCTGAACCCTTACTGGGCAGATAAAAGATTGACAGTCCTACCTGTGCCACCTACTGGACATTTCAAGAATTGCTGTCAAGTCCTCTTTCCTTACTCTGCTGGGTGCTCTGCGTTTAGCTATTTTGTTCACCTTTCTATTTCCTCAAACTGAATTATATTTATAGGGGCTTTTATTTCAGATGTTACATGTGTGGGAAAGGATTTAGGTCCCAGCCCCTCAACAATGCAACTAGCTATCTGTTTAACACTGGTTTACTTTTTGACGTCAAAGTTGATGTATGTTGTTAAAATTTGCCATTAGCGATACTTTCAATTTGCTTTCATTCATCTTCTgctgtaaaatattttacaaacgTATTATataactgtatatttgtatatacccTTGCTTACTGAAAGTGTGATTCACAACACATATAACAAGCAGGAATTGAGAATGCATCTAAAACTTACGTATGAAAGGAAAACTCGCCCCTTTTGTATGCCTCTTTATACGCCCCATCAGATCGTTTCTTGCAGTTATAAGCTGAACAAACAGGCATTgttgaaacaaaatgaaaatgttacttTTCTATGCAGTTCAACCACTCAATTTGCATACGACAACAGAAACACTGCTTGTATTTACTGGTGCTGTTCTTCTTCTCGTGTGATTTTATAGCATATTGTTCACAATGTCTGCCATCTAGCGGATATTTCACGTCAGTTCAGCCGATCTTTGTTTTTCTCTTACATTTGATATTGGAAagtgttaaagtaatagttcacccaaaaatgaaaatttgctgataatttactcaccctcaggccatccaagatgtatctgagtttctttcttcattaaaacagaatttaagatttttaggatttcatttcaggcctcctccttgaaacaatgcaagtgaatgtactccattaaaataatccacatgactccagtcgataaataaagttcttctgaacccaaacgattgattatttttagaaacaaaacaatacttatatactttttaactacaaatgttcgtttccgtacatctctgtgacactcgctcatgagagggatgatgtaagctcgttggtaaggtcacgcgtcacgtggaggaggaggcaggaagcgtgtcattgtttacaaaaggagcgctgtacaaaagttgaaTTGTCTTTgctatagatttgtatttgtaaaagtgtattgttcaaaatggtcatttggcatttgtatcctggatgcttcaaccttcagaaaccccaaagaaaatgcacgccgggaaaatatacatttttcattgattgcttatacatgatcatgagcaattgaagctctggcttatcgcactgaacctggatatcagtacacccctacattctctcaaatattggagggtgtacagtgaacattttacccctgaggatttcagaccattgaaagaaacaaagggtcaatatctgaattcatcggctgtgcccatgctgtttttccagcaaactcatgtatgtgtgaaaactttgttgttgtcatgcCTCCcttgggctctgcacctccctcagcgctccatTCCTCATCactcgatttctaattcaccgcacctgcactcagttCACTCGCTCATctctgcctgcataaataagtttgtgaaacttctcttctgtgtgatatcacctggaCCATTGATCTCAatgtgtaaatcctgtgaatctcagtaaacgctctcgcacttggtttcactaactacaacttgtgtggcttgaattcctgacagtcatatagcctatatatttctgctaaagaaaaaacacaagtagataacgcaacggcattgccCCGAAATAAAGGatgttatttactgcagtaatggtttttattttttattattatttggaaatgttttttatttttattttatattgatttgaaatagttttggactgttttggtggtctgtgcaagtttctcttgtaaacaatgacgcgcttcctgcctcctcctccacgtgacgcgtgaccttaccaacgagcttacatcatccctctcatgagcgcgcgtcacagagacgtacagaagtgaacatttgtagttaaaaagtatataagtattgttttgtttctaaaaataatcaatcgtttgcgttcagaagaactttatttgtcgactggagacTTGTGGACAATTTTTATGCACCctgaatatgcattttggaccatcaaaaaattaagtacattcatttgcattgtttaaaggaggaggcctgaaatgaaatcctaaaaatcttaaattctgttttgatgaagaaagaaactcagatacatcttggatggcctgagggtgagtaaattatcagcaaattttcatttttgggtgaactattcctttaaaggtgctatatgtaag
This portion of the Myxocyprinus asiaticus isolate MX2 ecotype Aquarium Trade chromosome 14, UBuf_Myxa_2, whole genome shotgun sequence genome encodes:
- the zgc:153292 gene encoding uncharacterized protein zgc:153292 isoform X2, with the protein product MRWQNWWPTGNSVLCSDHFEKDCFEQMGSHKRLRKNAVPTIFNFPKHLQSKGPAVKRRSLNRKPIEVPIKPKPTPVPKPALPRLEGNFVRVTLDSDGSSRGPFHAGSFHDDYCKPQSIHWMKLAEGDDEDDDTSVDLNSLSDPGNDVTSDDAPVENSSAQFIRVTKRWQWLSIDVTGPFQESKGPYSHVVVICDYYTKWIEIFPSEKPNSDSIALLMCDAISRYGFPLGFLTPWGARGIQVRTVNRALSNILKIKDISLVSRHHQASQIEPHTQYHIFNMVENLVKKYPESWHSHLPVSVLRFNCSVHQETKHRPLSLHHCEGIKPSSTPRDQPLSEDDLAKYTFKIEKPNPLKGIQALKRLFRESADCIVVS
- the zgc:153292 gene encoding uncharacterized protein zgc:153292 isoform X3; the protein is MRACSTYKCKKRSDREYKEAYNRGEFSFHKFPLADGLRVREWLRRMRWQNWWPTGNSVLCSDHFEKDCFEQMGSHKRLRKNAVPTIFNFPKHLQSKGPAVKRRSLNRKPIEVPIKPKPTPVPKPALPRLEGNFVRVTLDSDGSSRGPFHAGSFHDDYCKPQSIHWMKLAEGDDEDDDTSVDLNSLSDPGNDVTSDDAPVENSSAQFIRVTKRWQWLSIDVTGPFQESKGPYSHVVVICDYYTKWIEIFPSEKPNSDSIALLMCDAISRYGFPLGFLTPWGARGIQVRTVNRALSNILKIKDISLVSRHHQASQIEPHTQYHIFNMVENLVKKYPESWHSHLPVSVLRFNCSVHQETKHRPLSLHHCEGIKPSSTPRDQPLSEDDLAKYTFKIEKPNPLKGIQALKRLFRESADCIVVS
- the zgc:153292 gene encoding uncharacterized protein zgc:153292 isoform X1, with product MPVCSAYNCKKRSDGAYKEAYKRGEFSFHTFPLADGLRVREWLRRMRWQNWWPTGNSVLCSDHFEKDCFEQMGSHKRLRKNAVPTIFNFPKHLQSKGPAVKRRSLNRKPIEVPIKPKPTPVPKPALPRLEGNFVRVTLDSDGSSRGPFHAGSFHDDYCKPQSIHWMKLAEGDDEDDDTSVDLNSLSDPGNDVTSDDAPVENSSAQFIRVTKRWQWLSIDVTGPFQESKGPYSHVVVICDYYTKWIEIFPSEKPNSDSIALLMCDAISRYGFPLGFLTPWGARGIQVRTVNRALSNILKIKDISLVSRHHQASQIEPHTQYHIFNMVENLVKKYPESWHSHLPVSVLRFNCSVHQETKHRPLSLHHCEGIKPSSTPRDQPLSEDDLAKYTFKIEKPNPLKGIQALKRLFRESADCIVVS